Proteins encoded together in one Tripterygium wilfordii isolate XIE 37 chromosome 14, ASM1340144v1, whole genome shotgun sequence window:
- the LOC120014442 gene encoding alkane hydroxylase MAH1-like: MALLGLLEILVAVTCFVILRCLCSKNKTPTNWPLVGMLPGLLLNVHRIHDWCAEILELTGCTFVLKGPWLGNMDILVTVHPDNVHYIMSTNFSNFPKGSDFNKMFDILGDGIFNSDYDLWKNQRKTARLFLNHQEFYHFLVNSSQIKVQNGLIPVMENVVKNGLVLDLQDLFQRFTFDATCLLTTGYDPQCLSIELPKVPFSMTMDTAEEAIFYRHVVPESIWKLQRLVGIGEEKRLTQAWKTLDDIIAEIISMKKDKLSKATNSDKQGYLSEGRGADSEGIDLLTKYMTENGIAESESNEKFLRDTIINFMIAGRDTTSAGLTWFMWQISRNPQVKNKIREELEAVIPTSEAKKWRLFSVEELRNSVYLQATLCETLRLYPPVPFQHKSPLQPDILPSGHRVHPKTKIIFSLYSMGRMSSIWGKDCLEFKPERWISERGGVKHEPSYKFMVFNAGPRTCLGKEVAFTQMKLVAAAIVYNYDIEVVEADSVIPATSIILHMKHGLKVKVSKRWA; the protein is encoded by the coding sequence ATGGCCTTATTAGGTCTTCTTGAAATCCTTGTAGCAGTAACATGCTTTGTGATTCTTCGTTGCTTATGCAGCAAAAATAAGACTCCTACAAATTGGCCTCTGGTGGGTATGCTACCGGGGCTGCTTCTCAACGTTCATCGGATTCATGATTGGTGTGCAGAAATCTTGGAGCTCACTGGCTGCACTTTTGTACTGAAAGGGCCTTGGCTTGGTAACATGGACATATTGGTCACAGTACATCCAGACAATGTGCACTACATAATGAGCACAAACTTCTCCAACTTCCCAAAAGGGTCTGACTTCAACAAGATGTTTGATATTCTTGGCGACGGGATCTTCAATTCGGACTACGATTTGTGGAAGAATCAAAGGAAAACTGCTCGATTGTTCCTTAATCATCAAGAGTTCTACCATTTCTTGGTGAATTCTAGCCAAATTAAGGTGCAAAATGGGCTGATTCCGGTCATGGAGAATGTTGTCAAGAATGGCCTTGTGTTGGATCTGCAAGATTTGTTTCAAAGGTTCACGTTTGATGCTACCTGCTTGCTCACCACCGGCTATGACCCGCAATGCTTGTCCATTGAACTTCCAAAGGTACCTTTCTCCATGACCATGGACACTGCAGAGGAAGCAATATTTTATCGTCATGTTGTGCCAGAAAGTATATGGAAGTTGCAGAGATTGGTGGGCATAGGAGAGGAAAAGAGACTTACTCAAGCTTGGAAAACACTTGATGATATCATAGCAGAGATtatatcaatgaagaaagaCAAGTTAAGTAAAGCAACAAATTCGGATAAACAAGGCTACCTCAGTGAAGGCAGAGGGGCTGATTCGGAGGGCATTGACCTGCTCACAAAATACATGACTGAAAATGGGATTGCAGAATCAGAATCAAATGAAAAGTTCCTGAGAGATACCATCATCAATTTCATGATCGCAGGCAGGGACACAACTAGTGCAGGTCTCACATGGTTTATGTGGCAAATCTCAAGAAACCCACAAGTCAAAAACAAGATTAGAGAAGAGCTTGAAGCAGTAATACCAACTTCTGAAGCTAAAAAGTGGAGGTTGTTCAGTGTGGAGGAGCTAAGAAATTCTGTTTATCTACAAGCAACATTGTGTGAAACACTAAGGCTGTACCCACCAGTTCCATTTCAACACAAATCACCTCTCCAACCAGATATCCTTCCCAGCGGGCACCGGGTCCATCCAAAGACGAAAATCATATTTTCTTTGTATTCAATGGGGAGGATGAGTTCAATTTGGGGGAAGGATTGCTTAGAATTTAAGCCAGAAAGATGGATTTCAGAGAGAGGAGGTGTAAAACATGAACCTTCATACAAGTTCATGGTTTTCAATGCAGGACCCAGGACTTGTCTTGGGAAAGAAGTGGCTTTCACACAAATGAAGCTAGTTGCAGCTGCAATAGTCTACAATTATGATATTGAAGTGGTGGAAGCAGATTCTGTCATCCCTGCTACATCCATAATTTTACACATGAAGCATGGTTTGAAGGTGAAGGTCAGTAAGAGATGGGCCTGA